The following proteins are encoded in a genomic region of Salminus brasiliensis chromosome 17, fSalBra1.hap2, whole genome shotgun sequence:
- the eml6 gene encoding echinoderm microtubule-associated protein-like 6 gives MRESMADKTAPRCQLRLEWIHGYRGHQCRNNLFYTAGKEIVYFVAGVGVVYNTREHSQKFYLGHNDDIISLALHPDKIQVATGQVGKDPYICVWDSYTLTTVSILRDVHTHGVACLAFDADGQRLVSVGLDAKNTVSVWDWKKGRVLATATGHSDRIFDISWDPFLPHRLVSCGVKHIKFWALCGNALTPKRGIFGKTGDLQTILCLATAKEEVTYSGALNGDIYVWKGLNLVRTVQAAHGAGIFSMHACEEGFATGGRDGCVRLWDVDFKPITKIDLREAEQGYKGLSIRSVCWKADRILAGTQDSEIFEVMVRDRDKPLLVMQGHSEGELWALDLHPKQPIAVTGSDDRSVRLWSLADHTLIARCNMEEAVRSVSFNNDGSQLALGMKDGSFTVLRVRDMTEVVHIKDRKEVIHELKFSPDGSYLAVGSNDGLVDIYAVAQRYKKVGECNKSACFITHLDWSVDSRFLQTNDGAGERLFYRMPAGKFLPKEEAKGIHWMTWTSVLGPEVNGIWPKYSNVNDINSVDANYSSAVLVTGDDFGLVKLFRFPCLKKAAKFKKYIGHSAHVTNVRWSNDLQWVVSTGGADHSVFQWRFLPEGVMNGVLEPLLQEGYADSNSGESDSDLSDVPELDSDIEQEAQMNYERQVYKEDLPQLKKKLVGSLKRQKAPDEGLRLQFVHGYRGCDCRNNLFYTQTGEVVYHVAAVGVVYNRQQHTQRFYLGHDDDILSLTAHPLKDYVATGQVGRDPAIHVWDIQTLKCLSLLRGQHQRGVCALEFTADGKSLVSVGIDEGHSIVMWDWKKGEKLAKARGHKDKIFVVKGNPFRMDKLVTVGMKHIKFWQHTGGGLTFKRGIFGNLGKQETMMSACYGRSEDLVFSGATTGDVYIWKDTSLIKTIKAHDGPVFAMCSLDKGFVTGGKDGIVELWDDMFERCLKTYAIKRAALSPSSKGLLLEDNPSIRAITLGHGHILVGTKNGEILEIDKSGPMTLLIQGHMEGEVWGLAAHPLLPICATVSDDKTLRIWELSANHRMVAVRKLKKGGRCCAFSPDGKALAVGLNDGSFLVVNADTLEDMVTFHHRKEIISDLKFSQDAGKYLAVASHDSFVDIYNVLTSKRVGICKGATSYITHIDWDTRGKLLQLNTGAKEQLFFEAPRGRRQNISAAEFEKVEWATWTSVLGSTCEGIWPTLSFVNASSLTKDRKLLATGDDFGFIKLFSFPCKGQFAKFKKYVGHSANVTNVRWSNDDAMLLSVGGADMALMIWAREGIGPRESKAVDSEESDDDAEEDGGYDSDVAREKNMDYTTKIYAVSIREMTGVKPHQQQKEILVDERPPVSRAAPLPEKLLKNNVTKKKKLVEELALDHVFGYRGFDCRNNLHYLNDGADIIFHTAAAAVIQNLSAGTQSFYLEHTDDILCLTVNQHPKYQNIIATGQIGLAPSIHVWDAMSKQTLSVLRCSHAKGVGYVNFSATGKLLLSVGVDPEHSITVWRWQEGSKVSSKAGHSDRIFVVEFRPDSDTQFVSVGIKHIKFWTLVGGSLLYKKGVIGAVEEGRMQTMLSVAFGANNLTFTGAINGDVYVWRDHFLVRVVAKAHTGPVFTMYTTLRDGLIVTGGKERPTKEGGAVKLWDQEMRRCRAFQLETGLPVESVRSVCRGKGKILVGTKDGEIIEVGEKNAASNTMINGHTQGRIWGLAAHPSKDIFISASDDGTIRIWDLADKKLLNKVSLGHPAKCTAFSPNGDMVSIGMENGEFIVLLVNSLTVWGKKRDRSVAIQDIRFSPDSRLLAVGSVESAVDFYDLTLGPSLNRIGYCKDIPGFVIQLDFSADSKFIAVSTGSYKRQVHEVPSGKVVTEQVITDRITWATWTSVLGDEVLGVWPRNADKADVNCASVSHAGLNVVTGDDFGLVKLFDFPCPEKFAKHKRYFGHSAHVTNIRFSYDDKYVISVGGNDCSVFVWRCL, from the exons TCTCGCTCTGCACCCTGATAAGATCCAAGTGGCCACTGGTCAGGTGGGGAAAGATCCGTATATCTGTGTGTGGGACTCGTACACACTGACCACTGTCTCCATCCTGAGAGATGTCCACACACATGGCGTGGCCTGCTTGGCCTTCGATGCTGATGGGCAG CGGCTGGTGTCTGTTGGTCTTGATGCCAAAAACACTGTGAGCGTGTGGGACTGGAAGAAAGGGCGGGTCTTGGCTACCGCCACAGGGCATTCTGATAGG ATCTTTGATATTTCCTGGGATCCGTTTCTGCCGCACAGGCTGGTGAGCTGCGGAGTGAAGCACATCAAA TTTTGGGCGTTATGTGGGAACGCCCTGACCCCTAAAAGGGGAATCTTCGGTAAGACGGGAGACCTGCAGACCATCCTGTGTCTGGCCACAGCAAAAGAAGAGGTGACGTACTCGGGGGCTCTGAACGGGGACATCTACGTGTGGAAGGGGCTGAACCTGGTGCGGACTGTGCAGGCTGCTCACGGG GCTGGAATCTTCAGCATGCACGCATGTGAGGAGGGCTTTGCCACTGGGGGTCGGGACGGATGTGTGAGACTCTGGGACGTGGACTTCAAACCCATCACCAAGATTGACCTCAGGGAGGCTGAGCAGGGATATAAAG GTCTCTCTATCCGCAGCGTGTGCTGGAAGGCTGACCGTATCTTGGCCGGGACGCAGGACAGTGAGATTTTTGAGGTGATGGTGCGGGACAGGGATAAGCCTCTCCTGGTCATGCAAGGTCACTCAGAGGGGGAGCTGTGGGCACTGGATCTGCACCCTAAACAGCCAATCGCAGTCACGGGTAGCGATGACCGATCTGTCAG GCTTTGGAGCCTAGCCGATCACACGCTGATCGCACGCTGTAACATGGAGGAGGCTGTCCGCAGCGTGTCCTTCAACAACGACGGCTCTCAGCTCGCGCTGGGCATGAAGGATGGCTCCTTCACCGTGCTTCGAGTCAG AGATATGACGGAGGTGGTGCACATTAAAGACAGGAAGGAGGTGATTCATGAGCTGAAGTTCTCTCCCGACGGCTCCTACCTGGCCGTAGGGTCCAACGATGGCCTGGTGGACATCTACGCTGTAGCTCAGCGCTACAAGAAGGTGGGCGAGTGTAACAAATCCGCCTGCTTCATCACACACCTGGACTGGTCTGTGGACAGCCGCTTCCTGCAGACCaatgatggtgctggagagagaCTCTTCTACAGGATGCCAG CTGGCAAGTTCCTTCCCAAAGAAGAGGCCAAAGGGATTCACTGGATGACCTGGACCAGTGTCTTAGGGCCAGAGGTCAATGGCATCTGGCCCAAATACTCCAATGTCAATGATATCAACTCTGTAGATGCCAACTACAGCAGCGCTGTGCTGGTCACAGGGGACGACTTTGGCCTGGTCAAGCTTTTCCGATTCCCCTGTCTTAAAAAAG CTGCCAAGTTTAAGAAGTACATTGGCCACTCTGCCCATGTGACGAATGTGCGCTGGTCAAATGACCTGCAGTGGGTCGTGAGCACGGGCGGAGCTGACCACTCCGTGTTCCAGTGGAGGTTTCTGCCTGAGGGTGTCATGAACGGTGTACTGGAACCCCTTCTGCAAG AGGGCTACGCTGACTCCAACAGCGGCGAGTCCGACtcagacctgtctgatgttcctGAGCTGGACTCAGACATCGAACAGGAGGCTCAGATGAACTACGAGCGCCAG GTGTATAAGGAGGATCTTCCTCAGCTGAAGAAGAAGCTGGTGGGTTCTCTGAAGAGGCAGAAAGCCCCGGACGAAGGGCTGCGGCTGCAGTTTGTCCATGG GTATAGAGGCTGTGACTGCAGGAATAACCTCTTCTACACGCAGACTGGCGAGGTGGTGTATCACGTGGCCGCTGTGGGCGTGGTCTATAACAGACAGCAACACACTCAGCGCTTTTACCTGGGCCACGATGATGACATCCTCAGCCTCACTGCCCATCCACTGAAGGATTATGTAGCCACCGGGCAG GTGGGAAGAGACCCAGCCATCCATGTTTGGGACATTCAGACCCTGAAGTGTTTGTCCTTGCTGAGAGGTCAGCACCAGAGAGGAGTGTGTGCACTCGAGTTCACAG CGGATGGGAAGAGCCTGGTGTCGGTGGGCATTGATGAGGGCCATTCTATAGTGATGTGGGACTGGAAGAAGGGGGAAAAGTTAGCCAAAGCAAG AGGACACAAAGACAAGATCTTTGTGGTGAAGGGGAATCCGTTTCGTATGGACAAGCTGGTCACAGTAGGCATGAAGCATATAAAGTTCTGGCAGCACACAG GTGGAGGCTTGACGTTTAAGAGGGGAATATTTGGCAACCTGGGCAAGCAGGAGACCATGATGTCAGCCTGCTACGGACGCTCGGAGGACTTGGTGTTCTCTGGGGCCACCACAGGCGATGTTTATATCTGGAAAGACACCTCACTGATAAAGACTATCAAAGCTCACGACGGCCCTGTGTTTGCCATGTGCTCACTGGACAAG GGGTTTGTGACGGGAGGTAAGGATGGCATAGTGGAGCTGTGGGACGACATGTTCGAGAGATGTTTGAAGACCTACGCCATCAAGAGGGCTGCACTCTCCCCGTCCTCAAAAG ggctgctgctggaggatAACCCTTCAATCCGAGCTATCACTCTGGGCCACGGACACATCCTGGTGGGCACCAAGAATGGAGAGATCCTGGAGATTGACAAGAGCGGCCCTATGACTCTGCTGATTCAG ggtCATATGGAGGGTGAGGTATGGGGTCTTGCTGCTCATCCACTGCTGCCTATATGTGCCACTGTGAGTGATGACAAAACACTCCGAATCTGGGAGCTATCCGCCAATCATCGGATGGTGGCCGTCCGCAAACTTAAGAAAG GTGGTAGATGCTGTGCCTTCTCCCCGGATGGGAAAGCCTTAGCAGTGGGTTTGAATGACGGCAGCTTTCTGGTGGTGAATGCAGACACTCTGGAGGACATGGTGACCTTTCACCATAGGAAGGAGATCATCTCTGACCTTAAGTTCTCTCAAG ATGCTGGAAAGTACCTAGCAGTGGCCTCCCATGATTCATTTGTGGACATCTACAATGTACTGACCAGTAAAAGAGTGGGTATCTGTAAAGGAGCGACTAGCTACATCACCCACATTGACTGGGACACCCGTG GTAAATTGCTGCAACTCAACACTGGTGCCAAAGAGCAGTTATTCTTTGAAGCTCCCCGTGGACGGAGGCAGAACATCTCTGCTGCTGAG tttgaGAAGGTGGAGTGGGCCACATGGACATCTGTCCTCGGTTCTACCTGTGAGGGAATCTGGCCTACCCTTAGTTTCGTCAATGCCTCTTCACTTACCAAAGACAGAAAGCTTCTGGCTACTGGAGACGACTTCGGCTTCATCAAGCTCTTCAGCTTTCCTTGCAAG GGTCAGTTTGCCAAGTTTAAGAAGTACGTGGGCCACAGTGCCAATGTGACGAATGTGCGGTGGTCCAACGACGACGCCATGCTGCTGTCTGTGGGAGGGGCAGACATGGCGTTGATGATCTGGGCGAGGGAGGGGATCGGCCCACGTGAGAGCAAAGCCGTCGACAGCGAGGAGTCCGATGATGATGCAGAGGAagatggag gATATGACAGCGATGTGGCCAGAGAAAAGAACATGGATTATACCACTAAAATCTACGCTGTCAGCATCAGAGAAATGACTGGTGTTAAGCCACATCAACAGCAGAAGGAAATTCTGGTGGACGAGAG GCCTCCTGTAAGCAGAGCAGCTCCATTACCCGAGAAACTGTTAAAGAACAACGTCACCAAGAAGAAGAAACTAGTGGAG GAGCTGGCACTGGACCATGTTTTTGGATACAGGGGCTTTGACTGCCGTAACAATCTGCACTACCTCAATGACGGAGCTGACATCATCTTCCACACAGCGGCTGCGGCTGTGATCCAGAACCTGTCTGCTG GCACGCAGAGCTTTTACCTTGAGCACACAGACGACATCCTCTGCCTCACCGTCAACCAACACCCCAAATATCAAAACATCATCGCTACGGGCCAAATAG gcctGGCACCATCCATTCACGTGTGGGATGCAATGAGTAAGCAGACGCTCTCTGTGCTACGCTGCTCCCACGCTAAGGGCGTCGGCTACGTCAACTTCAGTGCAACTGGCAAACTGCTGCTGTCTGTGGGAGTGGATCCAGAACACAGCATCACTGTGTGGCGCTGGCAGGAAG GAAGTAAAGTAAGCAGTAAAGCCGGCCACTCCGACCGGATATTTGTGGTGGAATTCCGGCCTGACTCGGATACCCAGTTCGTGTCTGTGGGGATCAAACACATCAAGTTCTGGACGCTGGTGGGAGGCTCTCTGCTGTATAAGAAAGGAGTGATCGGGGCAGTGGAGGAGGGCCGGATGCAGACTATGCTCTCTGTGGCCTTCGGTGCT AATAACCTCACGTTTACGGGTGCCATCAACGGAGATGTCTATGTGTGGAGGGATCATTTCTTGGTGCGCGTGGTGGCTAAAGCTCACACTGGACCTGTTTTCACCATGTACACCACCCTCAGAGACGGCCTTATAGTCACTGGAGGCAAGGAGAGACC GACCAAAGAAGGTGGAGCGGTAAAGCTGTGGGATCAGGAGATGAGGAGATGTCGAGCGTTTCAGCTGGAGACCGGCCTCCCTGTAGAGAGCGTCAGATCCGTCTGCCGGGGAAAG GGAAAGATCTTGGTGGGGACGAAGGACGGAGAGATCATTGAAGTGGGAGAGAAGAACGCTGCCTCCAATACGATGATTAACGGACACACACAAGGCCGCATCTGGGGTCTGGCCGCACACCCCTCCAAAGACATCTTCATCTCAGCAAGTGATGATGGAACCATCCGCATTTGGGATCTAGCAGACAAG AAACTTCTGAACAAAGTGAGCCTGGGTCACCCAGCCAAGTGCACAGCATTCAGTCCCAATGGGGATATGGTTTCTATTGGAATGGAGAATGGAGAGTTCATCGTATTGCTGGTCAATTCACTCACCGTGTGGGGCAAGAAAAGAGACCGCAGTGTGGCTATTCAGGACATACG GTTTAGTCCTGATAGCCGGCTGCTTGCTGTGGGCTCCGTGGAGAGCGCAGTGGATTTCTATGACCTGACACTGGGTCCTTCCCTCAACCGCATCGGTTACTGCAAAGACATCCCCGGCTTCGTCATCCAGCTGGACTTCTCTGCCGACAGCAAGTTCATTGCG gtttctACAGGAAGTTATAAGCGGCAGGTGCATGAAGTCCCCAGCGGTAAGGTGGTGACAGAGCAGGTCATTACGGACAGAATCACCTGGGCCACCTGGACTAG TGTCCTCGGAGATGAGGTGTTGGGGGTGTGGCCACGTAATGCAGACAAAGCAGACGTGAACTGCGCCTCCGTCTCACACGCTGGTCTGAACGTGGTGACCGGCGACGACTTCGGCCTGGTCAAGCTCTTCGACTTCCCCTGCCCTGAGAAATTT GCCAAACACAAACGCTACTTCGGGCACTCAGCTCATGTGACCAACATTCGCTTCTCCTACGATGACAAATACGTGATAAGTGTCGGAGGCAACGACTGCAG tgTATTCGTATGGAGATGCCTGTGA